The sequence below is a genomic window from Schistocerca nitens isolate TAMUIC-IGC-003100 chromosome 4, iqSchNite1.1, whole genome shotgun sequence.
CTTCCTCACCCTTGCTTCTCTTCTTTACTTAATGCTTGGAGTTGCTAACATATGTGGACTAAATTTTCTACAGCAATTCTTAAAACTATACCATATTGCCAGACTAATGCTGAATAGTcagtttttatttctatatttgaCACACATTACTCATTATTCTTAGTTTATGATAAAATAtcaaatttttgtgtttaaaacacaattgtaaaatgatgaaaattaataaataacagTGCAGCAAGACTGGTATATAATTCAATGAAAACTATTTCCAGTGCTCCTGGAGGTGAACTTCAAATGCTTCTAGACAGAGACGAAGTGCCCGAGGAGCGGCAGGTGCGTCGATTGATGCGGCAAATACTGGATGGCCTAGCATACTTACACTCCATAAATGTGGCACATCTTGACATCAAGGTAGGCATACTAGTGCTGCTGTAAGCCACTTGCATGATTATCCAACATTCAAAATACTATGTGGTGGTCACATATGGTGAAATGTAATTCCTATTATTTTTGTTAAATGCAGTGCAGATTTACATAGGTTTAAGTAAACTTAACAGTATGTGCTAAAACTATTGCAATCCACAAAAGAAAAATTATAGATATACATTTAATTATGCAATATTGCTCATCAAGCAAGGCTATTAACTCAAAATTGTAATTCATTTCACTTCCTGTCTGCAACTTCAGTATGTATTTGTATTGGGTAGCTCACTGCTAAGATAAAATTGATTACTACTGgcatttctgctacttattacaCAAGAATTACACTGTTATTCAAGATATTGCTGAAAATTACTAGAATGCTGTATACTATTTTGATCCTACTGTATAATTACAAGAATGTGTTCAGCGCATCAAAACACTGCTGTCTATATAATACCGAATCTTAGATTCATAGCAGCTGTTTTCATAGCTTAGTTAGGGTACTATCATTAGTTATAAAAATTACGgattataaaatattttatctcAAAGTTATGAACACAAATTCTGAAATGTGTTTAGTTTGCATATTCATTAAGTCAGTCTCTAAAAAGCAATTTTAGTTTATGAATTAAAAGAACTGTAGCTTTCCTAAACTAGTTATTCCTAAATTCACTGTTTCAGCCTCAAAACTTAGTTCTGACAGATGAGTTCCCACACTGTGAAGTAAAGTTGTGCGACCTTGGCATCTCTCGGTATATCAGTCAAGGAGCTGACATTCGTGATATGCTGGGAACACCTGATTATGTTGGTAAGCTATCTATTACAGTTTATAAGCTGTGTAATATGATTTTCTACTGCTGATTTTGTAGAAGTGACTGTCTCATTATGATTCACTATAGATCGCGGGCATTTCTAACATCTTTACAAGACTAAATGCCTCTGTCATTAATTATCAGTTTCTCTATAAGACTTAGTATTTCAGTAATTCAGCAACAAGTATTTTTACAAGTAGTGATGCAATCTTGCatctagacgatattgttgtgttctGTTTCTATGAAGTTAGTAATGAAAGTCCTTTGTTTGTATTGCAGCTCCAGAGGTCCTCAATTTTGAGCCTATCAGTCTCGCAACAGATATGTGGTAAGTAATTGATATAAAACTACATTTTTCAATTTATGAAAATGTAACATGAGATTTTGTGGTCTTTTAGGTATTAAACACACTGTACAGTGACACAACACTATGCTCTAACAGTTTAAACACCTATTCTTAAGACTCTCCTGCTTCTTATTGTGTAATACAGGGTCAGAAATTTAAGCATGGCGGTTTAAAATTGAGTCAGAAATCAAACTGTGATAGAATAAACATTTGTATTAGAAACATACAGGCTATCACAAAAAAACTGACAAACTTTAGGAAAAGGTTCCTTATACAGGAGTAagtaaaaaagtctagtaaatatgggatctaaaatgcataccagaaGAGGTATGAGCAATGTTTATTTTTGATAATAAACAGAGCTCTTCTAATGAAGTAGtacgcaaaacaagaaaaaaagtctagtaaaaatCGAGTTTAAAATGCACACTCTTTAGCTGTTAGTACTTGCTTGTCTTCGCTCGTCTGAAACAAATCCCTTCTactcaacaagtgctcatagctctgatggtatgcattttagagcccatgtttactgcacttttttcttgttttggtccatataccTTCTCCTAAAACATCAAAAGCaatgagcttgtagtagaagaagagtgctgcaagaaaagtgctgctgtttgtggatagatgtgcggcacatccaccagacgtatcctttctgagaaatgtgaaagtaattttcctgccaccCAACTGCACCAGCCATATGCAACCTTTGGACTTGGGAATAACACAAGCCCTTAAGGTTACATATAGGGCAGCCCTTGTAAAAAAGGCTTTGACCAAAGAAAACTGGGAAGCCAGCAGAGCTCACAAGTGAAGCTGAATATTTCACaggcaatgaatttaattatgCACTCATGGAGGGAAGTCAGTGCTGAAACTTTTAAAAACTGTTTCGCAAAAGCAGGATTCTGTCAGAATGAGATGGCAGCTAGCTCCTGTGGAAGATGTTGCAGGTGATTTGCAAGAGTTTcaggaattaataggcagtgattctgtcacttttgaggactttATGTCTGTGGATGACAACATGgcaaccacaggagtacaaagtattgaggagctgactgcagagagaagcttgaagaataacagtggtagtgaaagtgacagtgacaaggaagatgaccctgttccctcatatactaaggcagctgaagcctttgaaacattcaggaGATATATGATGGCCCATAGACATGAGGACAGAACAGTAGTTCAACTTGCTCATTTGGAGCAGGAAATGATTGCCGTAGAGTCtaggagaaatagaaaacaaacatgcttgcttgaatattttaaaaaatcataggtatgtggttttcagattgcataggttcctagagttttgtgcaaatttaagttccgtttcataatttaattattagAGTTATTTTTTTGTAACTTAATCTTTTTTAATCTgtatcatttactgtgtttttatgtaatatgttcagtatatcataaacaaaatttggctcatattctataattgggtcaactgaagaatgggataccacctgtcagctttggacaatgatgccatatcttaagaatctgttataactttttacagTACAAACTGATCAATTTACTTTCACCTATTCACCTACCAGGCCctatgttttaattacaaaacactaatcatttgatacattgatcatttgcaatgaatagCACATTatagtgttgtgaaaatttaaaatgtcatctatggcaccatttgtcaaagctgattactGGTatcctgatcttcagtaatgccctataattattaattggaagccttcctctttatagtgttttcctctatacagtgttcagaatttgtggtcccttgaaaaatgttatatagaggtttcactgtatagcttgtaaatgaaagattttgatgatgTATGATCACTGAGACAAACAGTAAAATTGTATAGACTGTATTTCAACCATATGTTAGAAGCAATGCAAATTGTTTTTACAGGTCTGTTGGCGTCCTGCTTTATGTGCTACTCACAGGGTGCTCTCCATTTGGTGGGGATACAAAACAAGAGACATTCTGCAACATATCTAAATGCatcctcgatttccccgaagactTGTTCGAGGATATATCTGAGGATGCTAAAGATCTCATGTGCAAACTCATAGTGAAAGACCCTAGGTAGGTACAACTTCATTGTGTTACAGTAGAACTCTACAGTTCATACACGTAAGATAAAAACATTATGATACTGTCTTGTAACAGGTAGTCAGTATCCAGATTTACACTGTAAttgaaataataatgaataaaaaacctgTTTCTTTTTTAGTTGTAAAACAGGCACTATCTCGCCATTTTTATAACTTCTCTCTCACCTCATGAGGAATGTTTTTACttaaaatttacttaaattcaTTTATCTTGTCATTTAGTGTACAAATGTCAGTTATTGCTACTTCCTTTTACAATAGAATTTACCCTTTTCAAGCAGTCTTTATTTTTGGATAACATTAAATGAAGAAGCCAGAAAACTAGCAGCCATATACATTAAAGAATACTTCAGATGATGACAAAGACTCAGCAGTTCTTATTTAGCATTCACCAATCTACACAGTAATCTACTATATAAACATTTCCATCTGAGGTCATGCACTCTATCAGTTCACTGACTCCCATATAAAGTGCACAacatatatttctctctctcttggTTTGAGAAGATGCACTTTTTTGCAGaaataagtagtgtgtatgtcagCAACCATTTTCTACATCAGTGAAATGCTGGTATTATTTCCATACTCTAAATATGGCAACTGcataaaaaaaaaatgagacatACTTGTAAATTATCTAACAGTACCCACTTTTTTCATTCTGCAGCCAACGACTGACTGCGGAGCAGAGCCTAAAGCACCAGTGGTTCATGGTAGAAGACGATCTGCCAGCACCTGTTACCAACACTGCATTGTCCAATCTTTATGATGCTGAACTACTAATGGCACGTGTTGGTGAAAAGATACAAGCTCAAAGAGCTGCACTTGCACAACGAGTTGCTAATATCCGCGCTGAAGTGGAAAGTGAAGAACCCGCAGAGGAGAGGAGGCCACCCCTCCTGGCAAGGAGAAAATCGCTTCTTCGTAACAAAACAGATGAAGACAAGAAAGGTGAGAAAGAAGAAACTAAGAGGACAGTGGCATCCGTTCCCGAGAGGGCTGGAGTCACTTCGACAGAAATAAATGAAGACAATCATTCCACTACTGGTATGAAATCCTTCCGAAGgcaaaattttgttaaaaatatggGTAGTTTGGCCGAGAAATTTGCATCAATTAATATGATGGACAATGAAGCTACTTCTCCCAGCAACTACAAGAACAACAATTTTATTAGTTGCACAACCAAAAGTGATAAGTCAACTGATgaaaataagatgcctgtcagttCTTCATCAGGCAAGTCTTTCAGCAGGACAATTACTACAAATGCTGTTACATTTTCAACATGTGCTACAAATGTTGTGACATCTGTAAGAACAGTACCATCAGCAGTGCTAGGCAGTGTGCCTGCAATCACAGTTAGCAATACCAGTGTTGGGTCTGTGAAGAACACCAAGCCGCTGAATGTAACAAGCACTTTCCTCACTACTGGTACTACTACCACACTGACAACAACTGTAGGAAAAATTGTAACATCCATGTCTGTATCAACTCTGAAGCCAGGAGAAGCTCGTTCAGTAAGCAAAGCTACTGCTATGCAGACTATGCCAGTGGGATCGCTGAGCAGTTACCGCCTGTCCCTCAGCAGCCAGGCAGTAGGCAGTACTATCATGCCTTCACAGGTAAAGAAGAATAATGGAAGGCTACCATGTTTTGAAAAAGCCCCACAAGATGTCATACGCAGAAGGGAACGGGACAAGAAGGATCTTTTCAGTTTTCGGAAGTGTATTATAATTGATGACTCTGAGGATGATGTTGGAACAACAGTTTCTCCTCCTCTGTCCATTGCTTCTGACACTAGTTCTGGATTTTGTGATCAGTTGACAAGTGATTCTGGTAGTGATTCAGTCAGTGAAATGTCTATAGATTCTTCAAGTGATAGGTCAAGTATAATTTCACTTGACGAACCTGTGGATTATAGTTACAGCAAACAAGGAAATCGTCATTTTGTTCAGCATTCTCACAGGACATTTACTTCAAACACCAGTGGAGGTGTTGCAAATGCTTTAAGGAAATCTGATGTGACAGCAAGATATCCTGCAAGCAGATTCACATCATTTTCCCGACTATCTTCAGTTCCAGGTGAAAGTCTTCTCAAAGCTTCAACAAATGCAATTTCCACTGACAACATTTTTGCTTTGGCAAAGAAGCAGGCAGCAAAATCTTGTCACACTACGTACATAAGTAAAATGGAATCTGCAAATTTAAAACCTATAGCCCCTGCGCAGAGCAAAGAATATGGCCTGAACATTGTGCATGAGCGAAAAGGTGACATTGTTGTTCTACGTGAAGTAAAATGTGGAAAGTACAGTAGGTTTAGTGAAGTGAAATGTGAATCTGTACAGGCaagaatcaaaaagtttcagtcttGAAAGTACAGAAATAGTCATTCACTCAAATTCTTGTTTGAGAACTGTCCTGAGGCAACAAACAAGTGTAGTATGTGTGTGTAATAATTTGTACTATACAGATGCTAGTCAAACAAAGGACcaaattttgtattaattttgtaaatagtatcccAGATACATACAACTTATTGTACATTGTAGGTTTGTGGAAATGCCTTTCACAAATGACTGATCATAATGGAAACGTGGACCAATTATGTACTATATGAATAATTTGTGATAATTGAGTGCAAGCAAAAGTTGATCTGCATGACTATAATAATTAGTTCTGCAGTTTTCTAACTTGTGAAGTCTCCACCTAGTGCCATGTTTTGGCAGGTCAGCAATTGTcaatattttaaatattgtaaatatgCAAGTTCCTAGAATATGtttgttgaaaaatatttcactGCCCTCGAAGGTGCTTTGTTGTTGTGAACAAAGTTTATTTCATGTCAAAAAAAGAAAATCAGAGTGAGCACTGAAAAATTGTATTTAAGTGTTGTACTGATATATTGTAATTATCTCTGAACTCCATACTGTGTTTACATCAAtgtaaaaatatttgaatttataacaatgaagaatatttatttatgttatcaTAAGTATACATTTTATTAAATATTGAAGTgtactctgaaataaagaaatgaatATTTTATGCTAAATATTGTGATATTTTGCACAGAATTCATGAAATGCAAACCCTACATATAGTCTTTGCATGTTATTTCCTTAAACACAAGAGTCACAGTGAAAAGCAAGATAAGATGAAAGTGTAGAATGTTCTTACAACAAATATTATTCACCAGTAAATGATATTCAATCCTCAAATTACATCTCTTCCCTTAATCATCTCCATAGGATGTCAGACACCAAAAAATTTTGATCCATGATATTGTCAGTAGCTAGaattaataaagaaaaaacttcaggAATATTAAATGTGTCAAGCATAGAAAAAATGTTGCACTCTTGTGCACTGTCAATAACTGTTGGACTGCTGCAGACATGCTTCTTAATTATCATGTTGGCCACCACATCATTATTGGTATTCTGGCTATCCACTTGCTAAATGCCTTGCATTCAGGCTGCTACTTGGGACTGAGTTACCCATGCACCCTGCATTATTTTCTGCATTGCATCATGGTAATTCCATCTGTCAGCCTAAGTTTGGTCAATGCTGTAGAAGTTGTTGAGAAAATTAGTTTTTGATTTATGATTAGGAGCTGATGTACGTGGTTTAGGACTGTTACTTTGAGATTGTTTTCTAACGAGTCATCATCATAGTTAATTTTCACTGCCACTTTTAACCCTGTGTGAATGAGGAGAGACATTGTTACACTTGCTGTGAGGTGGGTATGAGATACCCGAAACTCTGATGACGAATTTTTGATACTATAATCGCGTATTAAGTATTTTTTTTACTTGGGATATTAATAATGGTGTCCATCAAACAAGATGAGTAAGTAAAATCTATGTTTAAGATATAAAACGTGTttctttggccggccggtgtggccgtgcggttctaggcgcttcagtctggaaccgcgtgaccgctacggtcgcaggttcgaatcctgcctcggacatggatgtgtgtgatgtccttaggttggttaggtttaagtagttctaagtcctaggggattgatgaccacagatgttaagtcccatagtgctcagagccatttgaacctttttctttgggtgaaataatgaagtgtctatactTCCTCAGAAAATGTATAAATTTCAGAAGTTTAACATTTTTTTGTACAAAATTCGAACAAAACTATAGTTTCTTTGATTAATTAACATAATGATACTCTCTTCTAATTAtaacacagaaaaagaaaataaaaggtctTATGAGATCAATTAGTTCAGCACCAACATTACACCTACaaatcagcacattctccacacaCAAAAATCGTGTGATCCATACATTTTGGCTTCTCACACTTCGAACAAGAATGTTTTGTTTTCCGGTCTTTTTTTCAGTAC
It includes:
- the LOC126251647 gene encoding death-associated protein kinase related-like codes for the protein MRGEVRGSGRKPDVLMSSTTPGFLELSPQKMEKWITQQPIEEHYEVEEQPFARGKYAAVRMCRHRTTGVRYAAKFLRKRRRSEDLRPEILHEVAILDACAGSPRIVQLHKVFESESDMVLLLELAPGGELQMLLDRDEVPEERQVRRLMRQILDGLAYLHSINVAHLDIKPQNLVLTDEFPHCEVKLCDLGISRYISQGADIRDMLGTPDYVAPEVLNFEPISLATDMWSVGVLLYVLLTGCSPFGGDTKQETFCNISKCILDFPEDLFEDISEDAKDLMCKLIVKDPSQRLTAEQSLKHQWFMVEDDLPAPVTNTALSNLYDAELLMARVGEKIQAQRAALAQRVANIRAEVESEEPAEERRPPLLARRKSLLRNKTDEDKKGEKEETKRTVASVPERAGVTSTEINEDNHSTTGMKSFRRQNFVKNMGSLAEKFASINMMDNEATSPSNYKNNNFISCTTKSDKSTDENKMPVSSSSGKSFSRTITTNAVTFSTCATNVVTSVRTVPSAVLGSVPAITVSNTSVGSVKNTKPLNVTSTFLTTGTTTTLTTTVGKIVTSMSVSTLKPGEARSVSKATAMQTMPVGSLSSYRLSLSSQAVGSTIMPSQVKKNNGRLPCFEKAPQDVIRRRERDKKDLFSFRKCIIIDDSEDDVGTTVSPPLSIASDTSSGFCDQLTSDSGSDSVSEMSIDSSSDRSSIISLDEPVDYSYSKQGNRHFVQHSHRTFTSNTSGGVANALRKSDVTARYPASRFTSFSRLSSVPGESLLKASTNAISTDNIFALAKKQAAKSCHTTYISKMESANLKPIAPAQSKEYGLNIVHERKGDIVVLREVKCGKYSRFSEVKCESVQARIKKFQS